The following are encoded in a window of Bordetella genomosp. 10 genomic DNA:
- a CDS encoding MmgE/PrpD family protein yields the protein MTGLTQAMARVVAQRRLDDFPPETVDKAKKVIVDTFAVILAGADSEVEEPLMRYLGMSPAAGDAPILGTDRRATAEMAALVNGTFGHALDFDDVLSMMPAHPSAIIVAALLADLPDHPLTGREFVEAYVIGIEVGARIAQGITVGHYGRGYHGTGTLATFSGVAAMAKARRLDEDQTRMALGIAASMASGLRRNFGTMTKPLHTGLAARNALQAVRLALCGFTAAPDILEAKAGFYAAYGVEASDPEVAVAALDGPGILVDPGIALKKFACCYASHRGMDGVLTLREKHGFTADDVVKLECRMPPGGMLVLTYPEPATGLEGKFSLQYSLAAGVLDGRYTIGTFTDEAVRRPEIRELLKKIHAYEDESCRDDDPLFDTRSSGGRGFVDVEVFLRNGKRDAIRIYKAPGHPSRELTWADIEAKFDDCAVHARIASGIARQAFDALRALEKAGSVADIVGLLHH from the coding sequence ATGACAGGACTGACCCAAGCGATGGCGCGCGTCGTGGCCCAACGACGCCTGGACGACTTTCCGCCCGAGACCGTGGACAAGGCGAAGAAGGTCATCGTCGACACCTTCGCGGTGATTCTCGCCGGCGCCGACAGCGAGGTCGAGGAACCCCTCATGCGCTATCTCGGCATGAGCCCCGCCGCGGGAGACGCGCCCATCCTCGGCACGGACCGGCGGGCCACCGCCGAAATGGCCGCCCTCGTCAACGGCACTTTCGGCCATGCGCTGGATTTCGACGACGTCCTGTCGATGATGCCGGCCCACCCCAGCGCCATCATCGTCGCCGCCCTGCTCGCCGATCTGCCGGATCACCCGTTGACCGGCCGCGAATTCGTGGAGGCTTACGTCATCGGCATCGAGGTCGGCGCGCGCATCGCCCAGGGCATCACGGTGGGCCACTACGGCCGCGGCTATCACGGCACCGGGACGCTGGCCACCTTCTCCGGCGTAGCCGCCATGGCGAAGGCGAGGCGCCTGGACGAGGACCAGACCCGGATGGCGCTGGGCATCGCCGCCTCCATGGCCAGCGGCCTGCGGCGCAACTTCGGCACCATGACCAAACCGCTGCATACCGGCCTGGCCGCGCGCAACGCCTTGCAGGCCGTCAGGCTGGCGCTGTGCGGATTCACCGCGGCGCCCGATATCCTCGAAGCCAAGGCCGGTTTCTACGCGGCCTATGGCGTGGAGGCGTCGGACCCCGAGGTCGCCGTCGCCGCCCTGGACGGGCCCGGCATCCTGGTCGATCCCGGCATCGCCCTGAAAAAATTCGCCTGCTGCTATGCGTCGCACCGCGGCATGGACGGCGTCCTGACGCTGCGCGAAAAGCACGGATTCACGGCCGACGACGTCGTGAAACTCGAATGCCGCATGCCCCCGGGCGGCATGCTGGTCCTGACCTATCCGGAACCCGCGACGGGACTGGAAGGCAAGTTCAGCCTGCAGTATTCGCTCGCGGCCGGCGTGCTCGACGGCCGCTATACGATCGGCACGTTCACCGACGAGGCGGTGCGGCGCCCGGAGATCCGCGAGCTGCTGAAGAAGATCCACGCCTACGAGGACGAATCGTGCCGCGACGACGATCCGCTATTCGACACCCGCAGCTCCGGCGGCCGCGGCTTCGTCGACGTGGAGGTCTTCCTGCGCAACGGCAAGCGAGACGCCATCCGTATCTACAAGGCGCCGGGCCATCCATCGCGCGAACTGACCTGGGCCGACATCGAGGCGAAGTTCGACGACTGCGCGGTGCATGCCCGGATCGCGTCCGGAATCGCCAGGCAGGCATTCGACGCCCTGCGCGCGCTGGAGAAGGCCGGCAGCGTCGCCGATATCGTGGGCCTGCTGCATCACTGA
- a CDS encoding Bug family tripartite tricarboxylate transporter substrate binding protein, whose protein sequence is MSIARLISILGAGAAALCLGTATAASDFPQRTIRLVVPYPAGGTSDQLARAVAMQLTKSMGQTVYVENKAGGTGTIGALDVARSAPDGYTLMLTDQTVAISPSIFKKPKFDPVKDFTPIGEVATTPVLLVANKDTPFHSVKELVDAAHKAPDTIDYGAGGYGGSLHLAFERFAQEVNAKFSAIPYKGSGETMVGLLSGQVQIMISGVPSVAGQVRKGLVRGLAVTGEKRLAALPDVPTFAEAGVPGYQANSWLGIFGPANMDPAVVRRLNEALNAALRQPAMLQTMETMGSVPAGGTPEAFGAQVKKDVALWAQVARRANIKPQ, encoded by the coding sequence ATGTCAATCGCACGACTGATTTCTATCCTGGGCGCCGGCGCGGCGGCGTTGTGCCTGGGGACCGCCACCGCGGCATCGGATTTTCCCCAGCGGACCATCCGTTTGGTGGTTCCCTATCCGGCGGGCGGCACGTCGGATCAACTGGCCCGCGCCGTTGCGATGCAGTTGACCAAGTCCATGGGACAGACGGTCTATGTCGAGAACAAGGCGGGTGGAACCGGCACGATAGGCGCGCTCGACGTCGCCCGATCGGCGCCCGACGGCTACACCTTGATGCTGACGGACCAGACCGTCGCCATCTCTCCATCCATTTTCAAGAAGCCGAAGTTCGATCCGGTGAAGGACTTCACGCCGATCGGCGAGGTCGCGACCACGCCGGTGTTGCTGGTGGCCAATAAGGACACGCCTTTTCACAGCGTGAAGGAGCTTGTCGATGCGGCGCATAAGGCGCCGGACACCATCGACTATGGCGCGGGGGGATACGGCGGCTCGCTGCACCTCGCGTTCGAGCGCTTCGCCCAGGAGGTGAACGCCAAATTTTCCGCCATTCCGTACAAGGGCTCGGGCGAGACCATGGTGGGTTTGCTCAGCGGCCAGGTGCAGATAATGATTTCCGGCGTGCCCAGCGTCGCCGGCCAGGTGAGAAAGGGGCTGGTGCGGGGACTCGCGGTGACGGGGGAAAAACGATTGGCGGCCCTGCCCGACGTGCCCACCTTCGCCGAGGCCGGCGTGCCCGGATACCAGGCGAATTCGTGGCTCGGCATCTTCGGGCCGGCGAATATGGATCCGGCGGTGGTGCGCAGGCTGAACGAGGCATTGAACGCCGCGCTCCGGCAGCCCGCGATGCTGCAGACCATGGAAACCATGGGATCGGTTCCCGCCGGCGGTACGCCGGAAGCCTTCGGCGCGCAAGTGAAGAAGGACGTCGCGCTTTGGGCCCAGGTCGCGCGACGCGCCAATATCAAGCCGCAGTGA
- a CDS encoding CaiB/BaiF CoA transferase family protein, protein MTQHLPLTGVRVTDFTWIGAGSYTTKILADAGAEVIKIESADRVDSLRLAAPYKDGVKGVNRSGYFADRNSSKRSLTLNMKHPRALDLVFRLIRQSDIVANNFTPGVMERFGLGYDAVRAVKEDIVYLAMSMQGSTGPQKHYLGYGATMAAVTGIQQLTGLPGREPAGTGTNYPDHIPNPCHATFAVLAALRHRRRTGEGQRIDMAQTEPTVALLGPAVLEYTANGHVPQPRGNRHEQAAPHGVFRCAGDDRWIAIAVMTDAQWRGLAAALGAPAWMNDARLATTSGRLANVDEVEERLNAETAGHGVEALVLALQAHGVPAGRVSTAADVIEDPQLRHRGHWLTLDHPEMGPSLYNAQPFRNARSPAGQARPAPLLGQHTHEICRTLLGLDEAEIARLTEDGVLR, encoded by the coding sequence ATGACGCAGCACCTTCCCTTGACCGGCGTCCGCGTGACGGACTTCACCTGGATAGGCGCCGGTTCCTACACCACCAAGATCCTGGCCGACGCCGGGGCGGAAGTCATCAAGATCGAAAGCGCCGACCGCGTGGACTCGCTGCGCCTCGCCGCGCCCTATAAGGACGGCGTCAAGGGCGTCAATCGCAGCGGCTACTTCGCCGACCGGAACTCCAGCAAGCGCAGCCTCACGCTGAACATGAAGCACCCGCGCGCGCTGGACCTGGTCTTCCGCCTGATCCGGCAAAGCGACATCGTCGCCAACAACTTCACCCCGGGCGTGATGGAGCGCTTCGGCCTCGGCTACGACGCGGTGCGCGCGGTCAAGGAAGACATCGTCTACCTGGCGATGTCCATGCAGGGATCCACCGGCCCGCAGAAACACTACCTCGGCTACGGCGCCACGATGGCGGCCGTGACGGGCATCCAGCAGCTCACGGGCTTGCCGGGCCGGGAACCCGCGGGCACCGGCACGAACTACCCGGACCACATCCCCAATCCCTGCCACGCGACCTTCGCCGTCCTGGCCGCGCTGCGGCACCGCCGCCGCACCGGCGAAGGCCAGCGCATCGACATGGCGCAGACCGAGCCCACGGTCGCCCTGCTCGGACCGGCGGTGCTCGAATACACGGCCAACGGGCACGTGCCCCAGCCCCGTGGCAACCGGCACGAACAAGCCGCGCCGCACGGCGTATTCCGCTGCGCCGGCGACGATCGCTGGATCGCGATCGCGGTCATGACCGACGCCCAGTGGCGCGGACTGGCCGCCGCGCTCGGCGCGCCCGCCTGGATGAACGACGCCCGGCTGGCCACGACCAGCGGCCGGCTGGCGAACGTCGATGAAGTCGAGGAAAGGCTGAACGCCGAGACCGCCGGCCATGGCGTCGAAGCGCTGGTGCTGGCCTTGCAGGCGCATGGCGTTCCCGCGGGACGGGTCAGCACGGCCGCCGACGTCATCGAGGATCCCCAGTTGCGGCATCGCGGCCACTGGCTGACGCTGGACCATCCGGAGATGGGCCCTTCGCTCTACAACGCGCAGCCTTTCCGCAATGCCCGCAGCCCGGCGGGACAGGCGCGCCCCGCGCCATTGCTGGGACAGCACACCCACGAAATATGCCGCACGCTGCTGGGCCTGGACGAAGCGGAGATCGCCCGCCTGACCGAAGACGGCGTGCTGCGTTGA
- a CDS encoding enoyl-CoA hydratase/isomerase family protein, which yields MSSVEISVEDHIATVVLNRPEAMNAVDPEMRGLLHAAWDRLRQDDEIRVAIVTGAGDRAFCTGSDLKKTLPSGESAAQQLLGGGAGSGSLIANLNTDKPLIAAINGYALGGGMELALACDIRICTDDAQFALPEVKVGSMPGAGGSVRLPRYVGRSDAMLMLLTGARTDAAEALRMGLVSKVVARDRLLAEAREIALAIAANAPLSVRAVKRMVRQGEDMPLSHAIDVERSLFGLLYNSDDRIEGRKAFAEKRKPRFKGR from the coding sequence ATGAGTTCCGTTGAAATCTCCGTCGAGGACCATATCGCCACCGTGGTCCTCAACCGGCCCGAGGCGATGAACGCCGTGGACCCGGAAATGCGCGGCCTGCTGCACGCGGCGTGGGACAGGCTGCGCCAGGACGACGAGATCCGCGTGGCCATCGTCACGGGCGCGGGAGACCGCGCCTTCTGCACCGGTTCGGACTTGAAGAAGACGCTGCCGTCCGGCGAATCGGCCGCCCAGCAACTCCTGGGCGGCGGCGCCGGCAGCGGATCGCTCATCGCCAACCTGAACACCGACAAGCCCCTGATCGCCGCCATCAACGGCTACGCGCTGGGCGGCGGCATGGAGCTGGCGCTGGCGTGCGACATACGTATCTGCACGGACGACGCGCAATTCGCCCTGCCCGAAGTCAAGGTCGGCAGCATGCCGGGCGCGGGCGGCTCGGTCCGCCTGCCCCGCTATGTCGGCCGCTCCGACGCCATGCTCATGCTGCTGACCGGCGCCCGGACCGACGCCGCCGAGGCCCTGCGCATGGGCCTGGTGAGCAAGGTGGTCGCCCGCGACCGCCTGTTGGCCGAGGCGCGCGAAATCGCCCTGGCCATCGCGGCCAACGCGCCGCTGTCCGTTCGCGCCGTCAAGCGCATGGTGCGGCAGGGAGAAGACATGCCGCTGTCGCATGCGATCGACGTGGAGCGCAGCCTGTTCGGACTGCTCTACAACAGCGACGACCGCATCGAAGGACGCAAGGCGTTCGCGGAAAAGCGCAAGCCGCGGTTCAAGGGGCGCTGA
- a CDS encoding mandelate racemase/muconate lactonizing enzyme family protein — MKIERVEAIPFRIPLKKASRWGAHGKRDAQDHVLIRIYADGVVGTAEAPARPTIYGETQRSIVHIVRDVLGPMLVGRDALDREGYQAALAAIPWNPTAKAALDTALHDVAAQSLKVSLARLLGGSVKPVEVSWMLSLNFDNDEEFVQEALKVRDQYGIQAFKIKAGADPAGDIQRLRMLREALGDQALLFIDANQLYTPDVAIRTINAMAEYGLAMAEEPVAVGLGAYRKKVADATSVPILADDSVFSLTDVRRELQDGAIGVMGIKIARTGMYESTRIVHMAEGYGLPCWIGSQGVSGVGAVASAHFAAAFRAVTYPADLSTPLKQEDDLLARPIDIRDGKLHVLDAPGIGAEVDPDKLARYRLDW, encoded by the coding sequence GTGAAGATCGAGCGCGTGGAAGCTATTCCTTTTCGAATTCCACTGAAGAAGGCATCCCGCTGGGGCGCGCATGGCAAGCGCGATGCGCAGGATCACGTGCTGATCCGGATTTATGCCGACGGCGTGGTGGGGACCGCGGAGGCGCCTGCCCGTCCCACTATTTATGGGGAAACCCAGCGGTCCATCGTCCATATCGTGCGCGATGTGCTCGGACCCATGCTGGTGGGGCGCGATGCGCTGGATCGCGAGGGCTACCAGGCCGCGCTGGCCGCCATCCCCTGGAATCCGACCGCGAAGGCCGCGCTGGACACGGCCTTGCACGACGTCGCCGCCCAGTCGCTGAAAGTCAGCCTCGCCCGCCTGCTCGGCGGCAGCGTCAAGCCCGTCGAGGTCAGTTGGATGCTCAGCCTGAACTTCGACAACGACGAGGAGTTCGTCCAGGAAGCGCTGAAGGTCCGCGACCAGTATGGGATACAGGCGTTCAAGATCAAGGCCGGCGCCGACCCGGCGGGCGACATCCAGCGCCTGCGCATGCTGCGCGAGGCGCTGGGCGACCAGGCGCTGCTCTTCATCGACGCCAACCAGCTCTACACCCCTGACGTGGCCATCCGCACCATCAACGCCATGGCCGAGTACGGACTGGCCATGGCCGAGGAGCCCGTCGCCGTCGGCCTGGGCGCCTATCGCAAGAAAGTCGCCGACGCGACCAGCGTGCCCATCCTGGCCGACGACAGCGTGTTCTCGCTGACCGACGTCCGGCGTGAACTGCAGGACGGCGCCATCGGCGTCATGGGCATCAAGATCGCGCGCACCGGCATGTACGAATCGACGCGCATCGTGCATATGGCCGAAGGGTACGGCTTGCCGTGCTGGATCGGTTCCCAGGGGGTGTCCGGGGTGGGCGCGGTGGCCAGCGCGCATTTCGCCGCGGCATTCCGCGCCGTCACGTATCCCGCCGATTTGTCCACCCCGCTGAAGCAGGAAGACGATCTGCTGGCCCGGCCCATCGACATCCGCGACGGCAAGCTGCACGTCCTGGACGCGCCGGGCATCGGCGCCGAGGTCGACCCCGACAAGCTTGCCCGCTATCGCCTGGATTGGTAA
- a CDS encoding 2-methylaconitate cis-trans isomerase PrpF family protein, translated as MTTHQIRSSRQRGVRCVILRGGTSKGIYFHDRDLPADAKERDKVLLAAMGSPDPRQIDGLGGADNLTSKIVIVGKSDRPDADVDYTFGQVGIDLPYVSYSANCGNLSAGVGVFAIEEGLVEPVHPVTRVRIFNTNTRQLLVSYVPVDADGAPSVDGDCAIAGVPGASGEIRMDFAATKGASTGKLLPSGNVVDELYIPEFGRKIPVSIVDMAKATVFFHARDAGIRGTESPDEFTPEILDRFWAIRNAAAAHVGLAPESRLPHPVSVLAPTDYVDFMTKKVVPAADVSFVARRVGGPPPRLHKAFAATGAVCTAMAANIPGTIVHAVARPSTDGYVRIGHPTGVFPVRIGLAPNGDIEEVSYVRTARRIMEGTVFVRDSVVKA; from the coding sequence ATGACGACCCATCAAATACGTTCATCGCGCCAACGCGGCGTGCGCTGCGTGATCCTGCGCGGCGGCACCAGCAAAGGCATCTATTTCCACGACCGCGACCTGCCGGCCGACGCGAAGGAGCGGGACAAGGTGCTGCTGGCCGCCATGGGCAGCCCGGACCCGCGCCAGATCGACGGCCTGGGCGGCGCCGACAATCTCACCAGCAAGATCGTCATCGTCGGCAAGAGCGACCGCCCCGACGCCGACGTGGACTACACCTTCGGCCAGGTCGGCATCGACCTGCCCTATGTGTCCTATTCCGCCAACTGCGGCAATCTCTCGGCGGGCGTCGGCGTGTTCGCCATCGAGGAAGGCCTGGTGGAACCGGTGCATCCGGTGACCCGCGTGCGCATCTTCAATACCAATACCCGGCAGTTGCTGGTTTCCTATGTTCCGGTGGACGCCGATGGCGCGCCCTCGGTGGACGGCGATTGCGCGATTGCCGGCGTGCCGGGCGCCTCGGGCGAGATCCGGATGGATTTCGCCGCCACCAAGGGCGCCAGCACCGGCAAGCTGCTGCCCAGCGGCAACGTCGTCGACGAACTCTATATTCCGGAATTCGGCCGGAAGATCCCCGTTTCCATCGTCGACATGGCGAAGGCGACCGTGTTCTTCCATGCCCGCGACGCCGGTATCCGCGGCACGGAAAGCCCCGACGAGTTCACGCCCGAGATCCTCGACCGTTTCTGGGCGATCCGCAATGCCGCCGCCGCCCACGTCGGCCTGGCGCCGGAGTCGCGCCTGCCGCATCCCGTTTCGGTGCTGGCGCCCACGGACTACGTGGACTTCATGACCAAGAAGGTGGTGCCGGCGGCCGACGTCAGCTTCGTCGCCCGCCGGGTGGGCGGGCCGCCGCCGCGCCTGCACAAGGCCTTCGCGGCGACGGGCGCGGTCTGCACGGCCATGGCGGCCAATATCCCGGGCACCATCGTGCACGCGGTGGCCCGTCCGTCCACGGACGGATACGTCCGCATCGGTCACCCGACCGGCGTGTTTCCCGTGCGCATCGGACTCGCGCCGAACGGCGACATCGAGGAGGTTTCCTATGTGCGCACGGCGCGGCGCATCATGGAGGGGACGGTGTTCGTGCGCGACTCGGTGGTCAAGGCCTGA
- a CDS encoding IclR family transcriptional regulator produces the protein MSMHLSPTSPPRAPAIPHIGISEPDSLVAPGTQLIRRVAQLLRLLTANNRTGLRLVDISRASGIERSTVHRILQALISERLVSQQQDSKRYFLGLGAYEMGVAVAPPVKLRDICQPYMNALSEQTGDTVFLTVRSGFDGVCVDRKEGTHPVRVFVLEPGRRRPLGVGAGNIAILAALSPEEYTRIRNANRPRLRERYPDYSEQELTQRIYSSQALGYTVADVIEAPGVRSVGMCIRNAVREPIAAISVSTIESRLDVMRVGEVVTFLQYAVKSIEAELLRNERLATHHLDE, from the coding sequence ATGAGTATGCACCTTTCACCTACCTCACCGCCCCGGGCGCCGGCCATCCCGCATATCGGGATCAGCGAGCCGGACAGCCTCGTTGCTCCCGGCACGCAATTGATCCGCCGCGTTGCGCAACTGCTGCGTCTGCTGACCGCCAATAACCGGACCGGATTGCGTCTCGTCGACATCAGCCGCGCCTCCGGCATCGAGCGGTCGACCGTCCATCGTATTTTGCAGGCGCTCATCTCGGAACGCCTGGTTTCCCAGCAGCAGGACTCCAAGCGGTATTTCCTGGGACTGGGTGCCTACGAAATGGGCGTGGCGGTTGCGCCGCCGGTGAAGCTTCGGGATATCTGCCAGCCCTATATGAATGCGCTGTCGGAACAGACAGGGGACACCGTTTTTCTGACGGTGCGTTCCGGCTTCGACGGGGTGTGCGTCGACCGCAAGGAGGGCACGCATCCGGTCAGGGTCTTCGTGCTCGAACCGGGCCGCCGCCGGCCGCTGGGAGTGGGGGCGGGGAATATCGCGATCCTGGCGGCGCTCAGCCCGGAAGAGTACACGCGCATAAGGAACGCCAACCGGCCGCGGCTGCGTGAGCGGTATCCCGACTATTCGGAGCAGGAGCTGACGCAGCGTATCTACAGCTCGCAAGCGCTCGGATATACGGTGGCGGACGTCATCGAGGCGCCCGGCGTGCGTTCGGTCGGGATGTGCATCCGCAATGCCGTCCGCGAACCGATAGCGGCGATCAGCGTGTCCACCATCGAATCCCGCCTGGACGTGATGCGGGTCGGAGAAGTGGTGACCTTCCTCCAGTATGCCGTGAAGTCCATCGAAGCCGAGTTGCTGCGCAACGAACGGCTCGCCACGCACCACCTCGATGAATGA
- a CDS encoding CaiB/BaiF CoA transferase family protein produces MTIESSVASSRGALSGVRVIEIAGPAVQYCGKMFADLGAEVILVEPPGGAHTRQTGPFLHTLADAATQPLRSLSFVYLNGGKKSVTLDLQTDEGRAALHRLAAGAQLVIEGGWPGRLAELGCGYEALSALNPALVMTSITPYGQTGPYSAQEAEDLVCMATGGFLYLGGYPDGPPIGAYGNQAYSCGSMFGAVASMLALTHAEATGQGDHVDVSIQECMVLAMENAVQFYELEGTLRRRTAGLQRFAGTGVYECADGHVYMMAGGIGANRFWDRTIDWFKKEGVPDVERLAGDEWRETAYLQTDEAKRIFMEVFGTWARTKTKAYLYAAAQDRHVPAAAVNAVDDLVASPQLASRDYFVEVRQPGWPEDIRMPGAPYRLARTPWALQGPAPLPGQHNAQLLGAAARDLPSSHRPAEEIR; encoded by the coding sequence ATGACTATCGAATCTTCTGTAGCGTCTTCCCGAGGCGCGCTATCCGGCGTCCGCGTCATCGAGATCGCCGGTCCCGCCGTCCAGTATTGCGGCAAGATGTTCGCGGACCTGGGCGCCGAAGTCATCCTGGTCGAGCCGCCGGGCGGCGCGCATACGCGGCAGACCGGGCCGTTCCTGCACACGCTCGCCGATGCCGCGACGCAGCCGCTGCGCAGCCTGTCCTTCGTCTATCTGAACGGCGGCAAGAAGTCCGTGACCCTGGATCTCCAGACGGACGAGGGGCGTGCCGCCCTGCATCGACTGGCGGCCGGCGCGCAGTTGGTGATCGAAGGCGGCTGGCCCGGCCGGCTAGCGGAACTCGGCTGCGGCTACGAAGCGCTGTCGGCCCTGAATCCGGCGCTGGTCATGACGAGCATCACGCCCTACGGCCAGACGGGCCCCTATAGCGCGCAGGAAGCCGAGGACCTGGTGTGCATGGCGACCGGCGGATTCCTGTACCTGGGCGGCTATCCCGACGGCCCTCCCATCGGCGCGTACGGCAACCAGGCCTATTCCTGCGGCAGCATGTTCGGCGCGGTCGCCAGCATGCTCGCGCTGACCCACGCCGAAGCGACCGGCCAGGGCGACCATGTGGACGTCTCCATCCAGGAATGCATGGTGCTCGCCATGGAGAACGCCGTGCAATTCTATGAACTGGAAGGCACGCTGCGCCGCCGCACGGCAGGCCTGCAGCGCTTCGCCGGCACCGGGGTGTACGAATGCGCGGACGGCCACGTCTACATGATGGCCGGCGGCATCGGCGCCAACCGGTTCTGGGACCGCACCATCGACTGGTTCAAGAAAGAAGGCGTCCCTGACGTCGAACGCCTCGCGGGCGACGAATGGCGCGAGACCGCATACCTCCAGACAGACGAGGCGAAGCGCATTTTCATGGAAGTCTTCGGCACCTGGGCGCGAACGAAAACCAAGGCCTATCTGTATGCGGCCGCCCAGGACCGCCACGTGCCCGCCGCGGCGGTGAACGCGGTGGACGACCTCGTTGCCAGCCCCCAATTGGCGTCGCGGGATTATTTCGTGGAGGTCCGCCAGCCCGGATGGCCGGAAGATATCCGCATGCCCGGCGCGCCTTACCGCCTGGCGCGCACCCCTTGGGCGCTCCAAGGCCCGGCTCCCCTGCCCGGCCAGCACAACGCGCAGCTCCTGGGCGCCGCCGCCCGGGACCTTCCATCCTCGCACCGTCCGGCGGAGGAAATCCGATGA
- a CDS encoding D-2-hydroxyacid dehydrogenase family protein, producing MDRLRIAILDDYQGIALRCADWSRLRGRCELVAFPRHLEPREAEAALRDFDVICLMRERMAMPDSLMARLPRLRCIVMTGTRNATLDIESARRRGIAVTHTTRRGDGLFSTAELAWGLILALARHIPYEDARMREGHWQSSCGIALAGRRLGLLGLGKLGAHMVPIAKAFRMDVVAWSQNLTEERAAQLDVRKVSKSELFSASDFVSLHLVLSERSRHIVAEPELRLMPAHAYLVNTSRGGLVDTNALMDALANCRIAGAALDTFEAEPLPADSPLRKLSNVVLTPHLGYTVEELLRTYYEDCVDCIAAWMDGSPVRRLA from the coding sequence ATGGATAGGCTTCGAATCGCGATACTTGACGACTACCAGGGCATCGCGCTGCGATGCGCGGACTGGAGCCGCCTGCGCGGCCGCTGCGAACTGGTGGCGTTCCCCCGGCACCTGGAACCACGCGAAGCCGAAGCCGCCCTGCGCGACTTCGACGTCATCTGCCTGATGCGCGAGCGCATGGCCATGCCGGACAGCCTCATGGCGCGGCTTCCCCGCCTGCGCTGCATCGTCATGACCGGCACCCGCAACGCCACGCTGGATATCGAAAGCGCCCGGCGGCGCGGCATCGCCGTCACCCACACCACGCGCCGCGGAGACGGCCTGTTCTCGACCGCGGAACTCGCCTGGGGCCTGATCCTGGCCCTCGCCCGCCATATCCCTTATGAGGATGCACGCATGCGCGAAGGCCATTGGCAAAGCAGTTGCGGCATTGCATTGGCCGGCCGGCGCCTGGGGCTCCTCGGCCTGGGGAAGCTGGGCGCGCACATGGTCCCCATCGCTAAGGCCTTCCGGATGGACGTGGTGGCCTGGAGCCAGAACCTGACCGAAGAACGGGCGGCGCAACTGGACGTCAGGAAGGTGAGCAAGTCCGAACTGTTCAGCGCCAGCGACTTCGTCAGCCTGCACCTGGTCTTGAGCGAGCGTTCCCGGCACATCGTCGCCGAGCCCGAACTGCGGCTCATGCCGGCCCACGCCTATCTGGTCAACACGTCGCGCGGCGGCCTGGTCGACACCAACGCCCTCATGGACGCCCTTGCGAATTGCCGGATCGCCGGCGCGGCGCTGGACACCTTCGAAGCGGAGCCCTTGCCGGCCGACAGCCCGCTGCGCAAGCTTTCCAACGTCGTGCTCACCCCGCATCTCGGCTACACCGTGGAGGAGCTGTTGCGAACCTATTACGAAGATTGCGTGGACTGCATCGCCGCCTGGATGGACGGCAGCCCCGTCAGAAGATTGGCCTGA